A genomic segment from Brevundimonas sp. SORGH_AS_0993 encodes:
- a CDS encoding DMT family transporter, which translates to MSRPFAILAVVVCALIWGTTWFAITLQLGPVDPVVSIVWRFGLASLTLFGFCAATRRPLRLTLSQHLAALGQGACAFALSYAFVYAAEVKVASAVVAVIFAALAFVNLILFRTISGVRASPAAWIGAVLGVVGVGVLSAGQLSGAGAGVDPGMGVIFALVAVVASAFGNWFAWKGQTAGAPVMGATAWAMAYGTALLALYGLATGVVWRIEPTPAYVLSLLYLSLFGSVVAFGLYFSLARHRGYALASYISALTPPIAMLVSVLFEDARFGWTALAGLALVLAGQLLLIRAPRV; encoded by the coding sequence GTGAGTCGCCCTTTCGCCATACTGGCCGTCGTCGTCTGCGCCCTGATCTGGGGTACGACCTGGTTCGCCATCACCCTGCAACTCGGACCCGTCGATCCGGTCGTTTCCATCGTGTGGCGCTTCGGTCTGGCCTCCCTGACCCTGTTCGGCTTCTGCGCCGCGACCCGTAGGCCGTTGCGGCTGACCCTGTCCCAGCACCTGGCGGCGCTGGGGCAGGGGGCCTGCGCCTTCGCCCTCAGCTACGCCTTCGTCTATGCGGCGGAGGTCAAGGTGGCCTCGGCGGTCGTGGCCGTGATCTTTGCCGCCCTGGCCTTCGTCAATCTGATCCTGTTTCGGACGATCAGCGGCGTCAGGGCCTCGCCCGCCGCCTGGATCGGGGCGGTGCTGGGCGTGGTCGGCGTCGGCGTGTTGTCGGCGGGCCAGCTTTCGGGGGCGGGCGCCGGGGTGGACCCAGGTATGGGGGTGATCTTCGCCCTGGTCGCTGTCGTGGCCTCGGCCTTCGGCAACTGGTTCGCCTGGAAAGGCCAGACGGCCGGAGCGCCCGTCATGGGCGCGACCGCCTGGGCCATGGCCTATGGGACGGCGCTGCTGGCGCTGTACGGCCTCGCCACCGGCGTCGTCTGGCGGATCGAGCCGACGCCGGCCTATGTGTTGTCGCTGCTCTATCTGTCGCTGTTCGGGTCGGTGGTGGCCTTCGGCCTCTATTTCAGTCTGGCGCGCCATCGCGGCTACGCCCTGGCCAGCTACATCTCGGCCCTGACGCCGCCCATCGCCATGCTGGTGTCGGTGCTGTTCGAAGACGCCCGTTTCGGATGGACGGCCTTAGCGGGC
- a CDS encoding PLP-dependent cysteine synthase family protein — MPAPARPIVDRAWLSWAMRRIEADYNRSADTHLIPVDMPALSNIALYLKDESSHPTGSLKHRLARSLFLYALSNGWIGEGMTIIEASSGSTAVSEAYFARMLNLPFIAVVPRSTAQEKIAAIEFYGGRCHFVDVPGEAYAESQRLADELGGHYMDQFTYAERATDWRGNNNIAESIFAQMRREPCPVPRWIVCGAGTGGTSATIGRFARFNRHDTRICVADPEASVFHRHWADPTIQSSADRPSRIEGIGRARVEPSFIPNVVDRMIVVPDVASIAATRVLSRRLGRPCGGSTGTNLWACVQLAQEMAQAGEAGSIVSILCDHGDRYASTYFSDAWLAETGFDVAPWEVRMEAFFAEGRLA; from the coding sequence ATGCCCGCCCCTGCCCGCCCTATTGTCGATCGCGCCTGGCTGAGCTGGGCCATGCGGCGGATCGAGGCGGACTATAACCGCTCGGCCGACACCCATCTGATCCCGGTCGACATGCCGGCCCTGTCGAATATCGCCCTGTATCTGAAGGACGAATCCAGCCACCCGACCGGCAGTCTGAAACACCGGCTGGCCCGGTCTCTGTTCCTCTACGCCCTCAGCAACGGCTGGATCGGCGAGGGCATGACAATCATCGAGGCGTCCAGCGGCTCGACCGCCGTGTCCGAGGCCTATTTCGCCCGGATGCTGAACCTGCCCTTCATCGCCGTAGTGCCGCGCTCGACAGCACAGGAAAAGATCGCCGCCATCGAATTCTACGGCGGGCGCTGCCATTTCGTGGATGTGCCAGGCGAAGCCTACGCCGAGAGTCAGCGGCTCGCCGACGAACTGGGCGGGCACTACATGGATCAGTTCACCTATGCCGAGCGCGCGACGGACTGGCGCGGCAACAACAATATCGCCGAATCCATCTTCGCCCAGATGCGACGCGAACCCTGCCCCGTCCCTCGCTGGATCGTCTGCGGCGCGGGCACGGGCGGCACCTCGGCGACCATCGGCCGCTTCGCCCGCTTCAACCGCCACGACACCCGCATCTGCGTCGCCGACCCGGAGGCCTCGGTCTTCCACCGTCACTGGGCCGATCCGACGATCCAGAGCAGCGCCGATCGCCCGTCCCGGATCGAAGGCATCGGCCGGGCGCGGGTCGAGCCGTCCTTCATACCCAATGTGGTGGATCGGATGATCGTCGTCCCCGACGTCGCCTCCATCGCCGCCACGCGCGTCCTCAGCCGGCGTCTGGGCCGTCCCTGCGGCGGCTCGACCGGCACCAACCTGTGGGCCTGCGTCCAACTGGCCCAGGAAATGGCGCAGGCGGGTGAAGCGGGTTCGATCGTCTCCATCCTGTGCGATCACGGCGACCGCTACGCCTCGACCTATTTCAGCGACGCCTGGCTGGCCGAGACCGGCTTCGACGTGGCCCCCTGGGAGGTCCGGATGGAGGCCTTCTTCGCCGAGGGCCGGCTTGCGTGA
- a CDS encoding DUF3606 domain-containing protein yields the protein MAGLKDKRGFIDKDRLDLSERQAVEYWMKRWGVTRDQITAAHRKVGRMTKDIAAELGKKR from the coding sequence ATGGCGGGTCTGAAGGACAAACGCGGCTTCATCGACAAGGACCGGCTGGACCTGTCAGAGCGTCAGGCCGTCGAATACTGGATGAAACGCTGGGGCGTGACCCGGGACCAGATCACCGCCGCCCACCGCAAGGTCGGCCGCATGACCAAGGACATCGCGGCGGAGTTGGGGAAGAAGCGGTAG
- a CDS encoding ATP-dependent helicase, producing MPPVTDLPSPRISDLARARAPADAAPDYLSGLNPEQREAVETTEGPVLVLAGAGTGKTRVLTTRLAHILATGRARPWELLAVTFTNKAAREMRERITHLIGSSAEGLRWLGTFHSIAAQILRRHAELVGLKSSFTILDTDDQERVLKQLLEAANIDTKRWTPKSLSGLIDHWKNRGWTPDKLPPGEDFANGKGQGLYAAYQARLRALNACDFGDLLLHNITILSQHADLAEEYRRRFRYILVDEYQDTNVAQYLWLRLLTASTGNVCCVGDDDQSIYGWRGAEVDNILRFERDFPGAKIVKLERNYRSTSHILGAASGLIAANRDRLGKTLWTEDDSGDKVRVRGVWDGEAEARLIADEIETARRPHAGEPGLKYKDMAILVRASFQMRAFEERLVMLAIPYTVIGGPRFFERAEIRDAHAYLRLILSEDDDLAFERIVNTPKRGIGDTSVQKILQLARQHDLSALTAVRGLINTDELQARTRTALSNFVRDIDRWRQLSETTPHWQVMETVLEESGYTDMQKADRTSGQTRLENLKELTQSMQQFETLQAYLEHVSLVMDLERATSDDPNGDGAVQIMTLHGAKGLEFPLVFLPGWEEGVFPSQRSIDEKGEKGLEEERRLAYVGVTRAKQDARISFAANRLVYGRWTSQLPSRFVDELPIAHVDPQSDTGYYGASSGMKEAKSRWDDAPSFGSGYSSPGWKRAQSFTAAQTPNRIPARKAVIEGDGRLIATADPKSSSGWARGQRVFHQKFGYGHVRVIEGNKLLVDFDKAGEKRVIDSFVEKAD from the coding sequence GTGCCGCCCGTGACCGACCTGCCCTCTCCCCGGATTTCCGACCTCGCCCGTGCCCGCGCTCCCGCTGACGCAGCGCCGGATTATCTGTCCGGCCTGAACCCCGAGCAGCGCGAGGCGGTCGAGACGACGGAGGGGCCGGTTCTGGTGCTGGCCGGCGCGGGCACGGGCAAGACCCGCGTGCTGACCACACGCCTGGCCCACATCCTGGCGACGGGACGGGCCAGGCCGTGGGAGCTGCTGGCCGTCACCTTCACCAACAAGGCCGCGCGAGAGATGCGCGAGCGGATCACCCATCTGATCGGCTCGTCGGCCGAGGGCCTGCGCTGGCTGGGCACCTTCCACTCGATCGCCGCGCAGATTCTGCGTCGCCACGCCGAACTGGTCGGGCTGAAATCCAGCTTCACCATTCTGGACACCGACGACCAGGAGCGGGTGCTGAAACAGCTGCTGGAAGCGGCCAACATCGACACCAAACGCTGGACGCCCAAGTCGCTGTCGGGCCTGATCGATCACTGGAAAAACCGCGGCTGGACGCCCGACAAGCTGCCGCCCGGCGAAGACTTCGCCAACGGCAAGGGCCAGGGCCTTTACGCCGCCTATCAAGCCCGGCTGCGCGCGCTGAACGCCTGCGACTTTGGCGATCTTCTGCTGCACAACATCACCATCCTGTCGCAACACGCGGACCTGGCGGAGGAATACCGCCGTCGCTTCCGCTACATCCTGGTGGACGAATATCAGGACACCAACGTCGCCCAGTATCTGTGGCTGCGGCTGCTGACGGCCTCGACCGGCAACGTCTGCTGCGTCGGGGACGACGACCAGTCGATCTACGGCTGGCGCGGCGCCGAGGTGGACAACATCCTGCGGTTCGAACGCGACTTTCCTGGCGCCAAGATCGTCAAGCTGGAGCGCAACTATCGCTCGACCAGTCATATCCTGGGCGCAGCGTCCGGCCTGATCGCCGCCAACCGCGACCGGCTGGGCAAGACCCTGTGGACCGAGGACGACAGCGGCGACAAGGTGCGGGTGCGCGGGGTCTGGGACGGCGAGGCCGAGGCGCGGCTGATCGCCGACGAGATCGAAACCGCCCGACGTCCGCATGCCGGCGAACCGGGCCTGAAATACAAGGACATGGCCATCCTGGTCCGCGCCTCGTTCCAGATGCGGGCCTTTGAGGAACGGCTGGTCATGCTGGCCATTCCCTACACCGTCATCGGCGGGCCGCGCTTCTTCGAGCGCGCCGAAATCCGCGACGCCCACGCCTATCTGCGCCTGATCCTGTCGGAAGATGACGACCTCGCCTTCGAGCGGATCGTCAATACGCCCAAGCGCGGCATCGGCGACACCAGCGTGCAGAAAATCCTGCAACTGGCCCGCCAGCACGATCTGTCGGCCCTCACGGCCGTGCGCGGCCTGATCAACACCGACGAGCTTCAGGCCCGCACCCGCACCGCCCTGTCCAACTTCGTGCGCGACATCGACCGCTGGCGCCAACTGTCCGAGACCACGCCCCACTGGCAGGTCATGGAGACCGTGCTGGAGGAAAGCGGCTATACAGACATGCAGAAGGCCGACCGCACCAGCGGGCAGACCCGCCTGGAGAACCTGAAGGAACTGACCCAGTCGATGCAGCAGTTCGAGACGCTGCAGGCCTATCTCGAACACGTCTCCCTGGTCATGGATCTGGAGCGCGCGACCAGCGACGATCCCAACGGCGACGGGGCGGTGCAGATCATGACCCTGCACGGCGCCAAGGGGTTGGAGTTTCCGCTGGTCTTCCTGCCCGGCTGGGAGGAAGGCGTCTTCCCCAGCCAGCGCAGCATCGATGAGAAGGGCGAAAAGGGCCTCGAGGAGGAACGCCGCCTGGCCTACGTTGGCGTCACCCGCGCCAAGCAGGACGCCCGCATCTCCTTCGCCGCCAACCGGCTGGTCTATGGCCGCTGGACCTCGCAACTGCCCAGCCGCTTCGTCGACGAACTGCCCATCGCCCACGTCGATCCCCAGTCCGACACCGGCTATTACGGCGCCTCGAGCGGCATGAAGGAGGCCAAGAGCCGCTGGGACGACGCCCCCTCCTTCGGCAGCGGCTACTCCTCGCCCGGCTGGAAACGCGCCCAGTCCTTCACCGCCGCTCAGACGCCGAACCGCATCCCCGCCCGCAAGGCCGTCATCGAGGGCGACGGCCGCCTGATCGCCACGGCGGACCCGAAGTCCAGCTCAGGGTGGGCGCGCGGCCAGCGCGTCTTCCACCAGAAGTTCGGCTATGGCCACGTCCGCGTCATCGAGGGCAACAAGCTGCTGGTCGATTTCGACAAGGCGGGCGAGAAACGGGTGATCGACAGTTTTGTGGAGAAGGCTGACTAA
- a CDS encoding glutathione peroxidase codes for MTSVYDFSARAIDGTEVSLDRFRGQALLIVNTASKCGFTGQYAGLETLHRAFADRPFEVLGFPCNQFGEQEPGRAAEIAAFCATSFDVTFPLFDKVEVNGPNRHPLYAWLTEQKRGFLGSKAIKWNFTKFLTDREGRVVARYAPQTEPEAIKADIEKLI; via the coding sequence ATGACCTCGGTCTATGACTTCTCCGCCCGCGCCATCGACGGCACGGAGGTTTCGCTCGACCGCTTTCGTGGTCAGGCGCTGCTGATCGTCAATACGGCGTCCAAATGCGGCTTCACCGGCCAGTATGCGGGGCTGGAGACGCTGCACCGCGCCTTCGCCGACCGGCCGTTCGAGGTGCTGGGTTTTCCCTGCAACCAGTTCGGCGAGCAGGAGCCGGGCAGGGCGGCGGAGATCGCCGCCTTCTGCGCGACCAGTTTCGACGTGACCTTCCCCCTGTTCGACAAGGTGGAGGTCAACGGGCCGAACCGGCATCCGCTCTACGCCTGGCTGACCGAGCAGAAGCGCGGCTTCCTGGGCTCCAAGGCCATCAAATGGAACTTCACCAAGTTCCTGACCGACCGCGAGGGCAGGGTGGTCGCCCGCTATGCCCCCCAGACTGAACCCGAGGCCATCAAGGCCGACATCGAGAAGTTGATCTAA
- a CDS encoding pyruvate dehydrogenase complex E1 component subunit beta has protein sequence MTDILMPALSPTMEEGTLTKWLIKAGDTVSAGQVIAEIETDKATMEVEAVDEGEVLEILVPEGSENVKVNTPIARLAGEDGAAAPAPKTESAKAQADSPKATAEGKTGDPEKAPAQTASPKVELRDPEIPADAKLVKTTIRDALRDAMAEEMRRDEKVFLMGEEVAQYQGAYKVSRELLQEFGDRRVIDTPITEYGFAGVGVGAAMAGLKPIVEFMTFNFAMQAIDHIINSAAKTLYMSGGQIRCPMVFRGPNGAASRVGAQHSQDYSAWYAQVPGLKVIAPYDAADAKGLLKAAIRDPNPVVFLEHEMMYGLEFDVPEVEDWIVPIGKAKVRREGRDVTITAHSRMVGFALQAAEKLAEEGIDCEVVDLRTLRPLDTDTIIDSVKKTNRLVSAEEGWGRMGVGAEIVACVIAEAFDYLDAPPLRVHQEDVPLPYAANLEALSLPGVDKIIAAVKQVMA, from the coding sequence GTGACCGACATTCTGATGCCGGCGCTGTCCCCCACCATGGAAGAGGGCACGCTGACCAAATGGCTCATCAAGGCCGGCGACACCGTGTCGGCCGGCCAGGTGATCGCCGAGATCGAAACCGACAAGGCCACGATGGAAGTCGAGGCCGTGGACGAGGGCGAGGTTCTGGAAATCCTGGTTCCCGAAGGCTCGGAGAACGTGAAGGTCAATACGCCCATCGCCCGACTGGCGGGCGAGGACGGGGCCGCTGCGCCTGCGCCGAAGACGGAATCGGCCAAGGCTCAGGCTGATTCGCCCAAGGCCACCGCTGAAGGCAAGACCGGCGATCCCGAGAAGGCCCCGGCCCAGACGGCCTCGCCCAAGGTCGAACTGCGCGATCCGGAAATCCCGGCCGACGCCAAGCTGGTCAAGACCACCATCCGCGACGCCCTGCGCGACGCCATGGCCGAGGAAATGCGCCGCGACGAGAAGGTGTTCCTGATGGGCGAGGAAGTCGCCCAGTATCAGGGCGCCTATAAGGTCAGCCGCGAACTGCTGCAGGAGTTCGGCGACCGCCGCGTCATCGACACCCCGATCACCGAGTACGGCTTCGCCGGCGTCGGCGTCGGCGCCGCCATGGCGGGCCTGAAGCCGATCGTGGAGTTCATGACGTTCAACTTCGCCATGCAGGCGATCGACCACATCATCAACTCGGCGGCCAAGACCCTGTATATGTCGGGCGGCCAGATTCGCTGTCCGATGGTGTTTCGCGGCCCGAACGGCGCCGCCAGCCGCGTGGGTGCCCAGCACAGTCAGGACTATTCGGCCTGGTACGCCCAGGTCCCGGGCCTGAAGGTCATCGCCCCCTATGACGCGGCCGACGCCAAGGGCCTGCTGAAGGCGGCGATCCGCGACCCCAACCCCGTCGTCTTCCTCGAACACGAGATGATGTACGGCCTGGAGTTCGACGTGCCGGAGGTCGAGGACTGGATCGTGCCGATCGGCAAGGCCAAGGTCCGCCGCGAAGGCAGGGACGTCACGATCACCGCCCACAGCCGCATGGTCGGCTTCGCCCTGCAGGCCGCCGAGAAGCTGGCCGAAGAGGGGATCGACTGCGAGGTCGTGGACCTGCGAACCCTGCGCCCGCTGGACACCGACACCATCATCGACAGCGTCAAGAAGACCAACCGCCTAGTTTCGGCCGAAGAAGGCTGGGGCCGGATGGGCGTCGGCGCCGAGATCGTAGCCTGCGTCATCGCCGAAGCCTTCGACTATCTGGACGCCCCGCCGCTGCGGGTTCACCAGGAAGACGTGCCGCTGCCCTACGCCGCCAATCTGGAAGCTCTGTCGCTGCCGGGCGTGGACAAGATCATCGCAGCCGTGAAGCAGGTGATGGCATGA
- a CDS encoding pyruvate dehydrogenase complex dihydrolipoamide acetyltransferase, producing the protein MTDILMPALSPTMEEGVLAKWHVKVGDVVSAGDVIAEIETDKATMEVEAVDEGEITDILVAEGTEGVKVNTPIARLKDEGGAAAPKPAAKTEEAPKAEAAPAAEAPKAAASVATATPAPKADNKTSGGDRIFSSPLARRIAAQNGVDLKTIKGTGPHGRIVKRDVEGAPKGAAQPAAASAASSSTAAEPRKAQSLAQMGIPDGSYDLIPLDGMRKAVARRMVDSIQNVPHFPLFIDCEIDQLMAVRAKVNKMLEPQGIKVSVNDFVIKAAALALKLVPEANASYTPEGIAMHHNADVSMAVAIDGGLITPIIRKAETKGLAQIATESKDLAKRARDRKLKPEEFQGGTFSVSNLGMYGIKQFTSIINEPQGCIMSVGAGEQRAVVKNGQVVPATVMTVTLTCDHRVVDGATGARFLQAFKPLIEDPVAMLA; encoded by the coding sequence ATGACCGACATCCTGATGCCCGCCCTGTCTCCGACCATGGAGGAGGGCGTTCTGGCCAAGTGGCACGTCAAGGTCGGAGACGTCGTCTCCGCCGGCGACGTGATCGCCGAGATCGAGACGGACAAGGCCACGATGGAAGTCGAGGCGGTCGACGAGGGCGAAATCACCGACATTCTGGTCGCGGAAGGCACGGAAGGCGTGAAGGTCAATACGCCCATCGCTCGCCTGAAAGACGAGGGCGGCGCTGCAGCTCCCAAGCCAGCCGCCAAGACGGAGGAGGCCCCCAAGGCCGAAGCTGCTCCGGCCGCTGAAGCGCCCAAGGCCGCAGCGTCCGTTGCAACGGCGACGCCTGCGCCCAAGGCGGACAACAAGACGTCTGGAGGCGACCGCATATTCTCCTCGCCCCTGGCCCGCCGCATCGCGGCCCAGAACGGGGTGGACCTGAAGACCATCAAGGGCACCGGCCCGCACGGCCGTATCGTCAAGCGCGACGTGGAAGGAGCGCCGAAGGGCGCGGCCCAGCCGGCCGCCGCTTCCGCTGCGTCGTCTTCGACCGCCGCCGAGCCGCGCAAGGCCCAGTCGCTGGCCCAGATGGGCATTCCGGACGGCAGCTACGACCTGATCCCGCTGGACGGCATGAGGAAGGCCGTCGCGCGCCGGATGGTCGACAGCATCCAGAACGTGCCGCACTTCCCGCTGTTCATCGACTGCGAGATCGACCAACTGATGGCGGTTCGCGCCAAGGTCAACAAGATGCTGGAGCCGCAAGGGATCAAGGTCTCCGTCAACGACTTCGTCATCAAGGCCGCCGCCCTGGCGCTGAAGCTGGTGCCGGAGGCGAACGCCTCCTACACGCCCGAGGGCATCGCCATGCACCACAACGCCGACGTCTCCATGGCCGTGGCCATCGACGGCGGCCTGATCACTCCGATCATCAGGAAGGCCGAGACCAAGGGCCTGGCGCAGATCGCGACCGAGTCCAAGGACCTGGCCAAGCGCGCCCGCGACCGGAAACTGAAGCCGGAAGAATTCCAGGGCGGCACCTTCTCGGTGTCCAATCTGGGCATGTACGGCATCAAACAGTTCACCTCGATCATCAACGAGCCCCAGGGCTGCATCATGAGCGTGGGCGCGGGCGAACAGAGAGCCGTGGTCAAGAACGGGCAGGTGGTTCCGGCCACCGTCATGACCGTGACCCTGACCTGCGATCACCGCGTGGTGGACGGGGCGACCGGCGCTCGCTTCCTGCAGGCGTTCAAGCCGCTGATCGAAGATCCCGTCGCGATGCTGGCGTAG
- a CDS encoding YbaY family lipoprotein translates to MRHAPFVLPATLVLAACATPAPSPEPAPAPLAGAAVVTVTAFYRERILLPSGHVLTVRVEDVSLADAPARVMVQAREPIVGAPPYRVVLAFSGAEVDPAHTYAVGAEIRDPSGAPVFVTDTRHAVLTQGAPASADILLKAAR, encoded by the coding sequence ATGCGCCACGCCCCGTTCGTCCTGCCCGCCACCCTGGTTCTGGCGGCCTGCGCCACGCCCGCGCCGTCGCCAGAACCCGCGCCCGCGCCCCTGGCCGGCGCTGCGGTCGTGACGGTGACGGCCTTCTATCGCGAGCGGATCCTGCTGCCGTCCGGCCATGTGCTGACCGTCCGGGTCGAGGACGTCAGCTTGGCCGACGCCCCCGCTCGCGTCATGGTGCAGGCGCGCGAGCCCATCGTCGGCGCCCCGCCCTATCGGGTCGTCCTGGCCTTCTCCGGCGCCGAAGTCGATCCAGCCCACACCTATGCGGTGGGCGCCGAAATCCGCGATCCGTCGGGCGCGCCGGTCTTCGTGACCGACACGCGGCACGCGGTCCTGACCCAGGGCGCGCCGGCGTCCGCCGATATTCTGCTGAAGGCGGCGCGTTGA
- the lpdA gene encoding dihydrolipoyl dehydrogenase encodes MAAEFDLVVIGSGPGGYVAAIRASQLGQKVAIVERENLGGICLNWGCIPTKALLKSGEKFESLSHLKDYGLSASGASFDFDAIIQRSRGVAATMNKGVAFLMKKNKIEVIEGSAKLEKGAAAPKVVIALKAGGSRTVEAKSVMLAVGARARALPQIGLEADGDKIWAYRDALAPKTLPKTFVVIGSGAIGIEFASFYRALGAEVTVVEAVDRIMPVEDEEVSKAAQKSFEKRGIKFKVGAKVTKVSKTASGVKVDIEVGGKAEALEAEVCISAVGITANTDGIGLEALGVELDRGHIKTDSHCQTNVKDLYAIGDCAGAPWLAHKASHEGIHAAEHIAGYKTPNVHSPIAGCTYAQPQVASVGVTEQAARAEKREVKIGRFPFRVNGKAVAAGEIDGFVKVIFDAATGALIGAHMIGHEVTEMIQGYVTAIAMEATEEDIHGIVYPHPTMSEAMHEAALDAYGRTIHL; translated from the coding sequence ATGGCTGCTGAATTCGATCTCGTCGTCATCGGCTCGGGCCCCGGCGGTTACGTCGCGGCCATTCGCGCAAGCCAACTGGGCCAGAAGGTCGCCATCGTCGAGCGCGAGAACCTGGGCGGCATCTGCCTGAACTGGGGCTGCATCCCGACCAAGGCCCTGCTGAAGTCGGGCGAGAAGTTCGAGAGCCTGAGCCACTTGAAAGACTACGGCCTGTCCGCGTCGGGCGCGTCGTTCGATTTCGACGCCATCATCCAGCGTTCGCGCGGCGTCGCAGCGACGATGAACAAGGGCGTGGCCTTCCTGATGAAGAAGAACAAGATCGAGGTGATCGAGGGTTCGGCCAAGCTCGAAAAAGGCGCGGCGGCTCCGAAGGTGGTCATCGCGCTGAAGGCCGGCGGTTCGCGCACGGTCGAGGCCAAGTCGGTCATGCTGGCCGTCGGCGCCCGCGCCCGCGCCTTGCCGCAGATCGGTCTGGAGGCTGACGGCGACAAGATCTGGGCCTACCGCGACGCCCTGGCGCCCAAGACACTGCCCAAGACCTTCGTGGTCATCGGTTCGGGCGCCATCGGCATCGAGTTCGCCAGCTTCTACCGCGCCCTGGGCGCCGAGGTGACGGTCGTGGAGGCGGTGGACCGCATCATGCCGGTCGAGGACGAGGAGGTCTCCAAGGCCGCCCAGAAGTCGTTCGAGAAGCGCGGGATCAAGTTCAAGGTCGGCGCCAAGGTAACGAAGGTCTCCAAGACCGCTTCGGGCGTGAAGGTGGACATCGAGGTCGGCGGAAAGGCCGAGGCTCTGGAAGCCGAGGTCTGCATCTCGGCCGTGGGCATCACCGCCAACACGGACGGCATCGGGCTGGAGGCCCTGGGCGTCGAACTGGACCGCGGCCACATCAAGACCGACAGCCACTGCCAGACCAATGTGAAGGACCTTTACGCGATTGGCGATTGCGCCGGCGCGCCCTGGCTGGCGCATAAGGCGTCGCACGAAGGCATCCACGCCGCCGAACACATCGCCGGCTACAAGACGCCGAACGTCCATTCGCCCATCGCCGGCTGCACCTACGCCCAGCCGCAGGTCGCCTCGGTCGGCGTCACGGAACAGGCCGCCCGCGCCGAGAAGCGCGAGGTCAAGATCGGCCGCTTCCCGTTCCGCGTGAACGGCAAGGCCGTGGCCGCCGGCGAGATCGACGGCTTCGTAAAGGTGATCTTTGACGCGGCAACCGGCGCCCTGATCGGCGCCCACATGATCGGCCACGAAGTGACCGAGATGATCCAAGGCTACGTCACCGCCATCGCCATGGAAGCGACCGAGGAAGACATCCACGGCATCGTCTATCCGCACCCGACCATGTCGGAAGCGATGCATGAGGCGGCTCTGGACGCCTATGGGCGGACGATCCACCTGTAG
- a CDS encoding ribbon-helix-helix domain-containing protein: protein MSGLRKRSVLLAGHATSVALEPEFWAVLDRIAEVRSLSKAQLLADVDAGRGRRPLASACRLMALDWVAKHGGPNAASADGSA, encoded by the coding sequence TTGAGCGGACTGCGCAAGCGATCCGTCCTGCTGGCGGGCCACGCCACATCCGTGGCCCTGGAGCCCGAGTTCTGGGCCGTTCTGGACCGGATCGCCGAGGTGCGCAGTCTCAGCAAGGCGCAGCTTCTGGCGGACGTGGACGCCGGGCGGGGCCGACGTCCGCTGGCTTCGGCGTGCCGTCTGATGGCGCTGGACTGGGTGGCGAAACACGGCGGACCGAACGCTGCGAGTGCGGATGGATCGGCCTAA
- a CDS encoding surface-adhesin E family protein, whose translation MSIVIKSIALAIVAGCLATETQAQVRTWIVDDSPEWPVRAFDQSTLTINDGVASVLVFAGWNAPVRRSEGTYDFVLNQSEIDCRGKRLRHLEGVGFRYGANTPSYQQTEAEGWQTMDPASRWANFMSLICNATPGYSNPYGRSTVEVIRLAEGRLSR comes from the coding sequence ATGAGTATTGTGATCAAATCGATAGCCCTCGCGATCGTTGCGGGATGTTTGGCTACCGAAACTCAGGCCCAGGTCCGAACCTGGATTGTGGATGACAGTCCCGAATGGCCCGTCCGGGCTTTCGATCAGAGTACGCTGACGATCAATGACGGCGTCGCCAGTGTTCTGGTCTTCGCCGGCTGGAACGCTCCGGTCCGTCGGTCAGAAGGGACCTATGATTTCGTCCTCAACCAAAGCGAAATCGACTGCCGGGGCAAACGCCTCCGCCATCTCGAAGGGGTGGGGTTCCGGTACGGCGCCAATACCCCATCGTATCAACAGACCGAAGCCGAAGGCTGGCAGACCATGGACCCCGCATCAAGATGGGCGAACTTCATGTCGTTGATCTGCAATGCCACGCCCGGTTACAGCAATCCCTATGGACGAAGCACGGTCGAGGTCATCCGCCTGGCGGAAGGGCGGCTGTCCCGCTGA